Genomic window (Salvelinus fontinalis isolate EN_2023a chromosome 3, ASM2944872v1, whole genome shotgun sequence):
ATTTACTGGTTAAATTTAAGACATTGATTCTCCCTGTGAGGCTGCTCTAACCAGTCTTTGTTGTAGTTTGTGCCAATAGGGGATCTTATCAGTTTGTTTTAATAAGATGCAAATGATAGAGCAGACGGCTTTGCATCTTAGATGTTAAATATCCAGACCTTGCACGGACTCATCTATTGGAACATACATGACTGCTAAGGCAGTTGTATGATATTTTTCAATGTAATTGCTGGTGGTGTCGTCTGCTATGGTGTCAAGAAAGTGATGTTTTATGGATTGACTTGTATTGAGAAGTGTAATATATATTTTCCTGATTTAATTATTTTGTCAAGCTTGTTCTCTTTCCACTACTAACAAAGATTCAGTGCTTGAAATAGAGGCAATCAGTAGAGAACCTGTGTTTCATGTAATTAGGTGACatgaaagaaattccactaatCTTCGTTATTCCCTATGTGCAGGGGTAACAACATTTATTTTCAAGGTGCACTTACAGTTTTATTGAGAAGTAATCTCTTGTGACAGGGGTTACGGGATTAATTGAGAAGGTATATGGCAGTACTGCCAAATTCAAACCAGTCTAGTCAATTAACTCACTGAATCACATGGCATAGCATCCAGTTACCAGTCAGAACGTGTCCTCATCTACCCAGTAATACCTTGGCTAAAGGATTAGCCATTACAAATGTTTCAACCTCTCGCTTGATGTTGGTAATCAAGATGAAGTGAAATTTACTTTTTCTGATATGGGTCGTAGTCCTTAATTTTTTAACCTTTTTAATTGAATGACATTGAACAGATAATCTGGCAGTCAAACATCCTCTGCTATGCAGCTCAAGGCTTTATTTTCTTAGAAGTGCCAATAACAGTACAAGTTTACCAAACTAATCACCTGTTGCTTTTCAACTGAGGATTTTACTGTTTCAAAAATGAAATAACTGCATATCTTATACTGTGAAATTTGTTTTGCTTTTACGGGAATTACTGTTGTAATTCTGCTACATTTAATGTAATTTAAATTTGTTAAAATAAAGTTTGATTAAGTCAATGACACTTATGCTCATGTTTTAATAATGGTTGCAAAGTAGCACACATCCATCCCTATGTGGATTTTTAACAGGGCTTAGTAATTTCTATCcgacagtgtacaaaacattaggaacaactgctctttccatgagactgaccaggtgaacgctatgaacCCTTACTGATGTCATCTGTTaagtccacttcaatcagtgtagatgaaggggaggagacattaagctttgagacatggcttgtgtatgtgtgccattcagagggtgaacgggaaagacaaaagtgcctttgaacgaggtatggtaggtGCCAGGTACACCGGTTTATGCCAAGAACTGCAGTGttactgggtttttcatgctcaactgtttcctgtgtgtatcaaaaatggtaacttgacacaactgtgggaagcattggcatcaacatgggccagcatccctgtggaatgctttcgacaccttgtagagtccatgccctgatgaattgaggctgttctgagggcaaaagggggtgtaaCTTAATATTAGAAAGTGTTCCTAATTTCTTTGTACACCAGTTGTGTGTCATCCTAACTGTAAACATTGTGTATAGTACTGAATATACCCTGTCATCTCTGGGATATAAACACTAGTTATTTGATTCGGTGCAGTCTGCAATAATGATTAAAATGTAATTTCCCTATGTGAAAATGTGTAATTTACTATGGATGCAACATATTTTTATAAACTTTTGGGTCAGATTTCATTTACTGCCTAAATTTCTCATGTATTTCTCACTCCTGTCAACGGACCAGTATGTGTCAGTCAGCTCTGTTGCCTTGATTGCAAAATCTCTGTCCACAGTCATCTCCCAGGACAGTGTTTGCTACAACACCAGGAACCTCCACACCTGAGAACATTCAGTCCAATCTAGCCAATACCATTGTCCATATCAGGGCAGTGTTGCCATGGAAAcagtgatgatgaggaggagcacAGTGGGTCTGGTGGGGGGATGGCTGGGGGCCAGGGAGATCCTGGGGGGGCGGGGTCCGTTGCAGAGGGGGGTGTTACAGCAGCTAATGCAGACAGAACCCACCCGGCCTGGGACACAGAAAGACTGATACCCTGCTGAAACAATCAGACAGGTGGAGAAGGAGGCACAGGCCTTCCTGTAAATCACacctggaaggagagagagaagacaaagccTTGGCCAAAAATTACACATGTCAAAGGGTGCACATTTTAGATCTTGTAAAACAAAAGTTATTTACTATTAACCTACTAGAATAATTCAGACTTGATGTCAGAGAAAGTCAGCAAGGCTCACCATTTTCACCCACAATCACCTCCTTCTGACAGGCATTCTGGATGTTTGCTGTGCAGTTGACAATGAACTTTGGAGCTGAACAGTCATTGTCCAACAGAGTCTCTTCACAGTGGTAACACTGCATCTGATAAGGCCAGACTgaaacgcatgcacacacactaatTGTGATGCCTAAAATACATGGAAGGAAATCTCTAGTTACAGTGCACTACAATGGAAGTACGTGTTTCCAAGCAACCTCCATGGAGATAATGCAGTGCAGAAACTCCACAAGAGGGAGCCATTTCATTCTGTTTATGCCTCTATTCCCTCTCTAAAACATTGATAAATTCATTGTCCAGTGCCCTTTTCAATCAGATTGGACAGTAAAACAGCACAGAGGTTTAAACCCGTTAAAAATGCTATAGCCACTGCTTTTTCAACTACACTGTTACTCATTTTAACACACTATTATTATGACCACTGTCTCAGGAGAAGGAGATATTCAGATGCACTTTTAAATGTGAAGGCTATCCAATCACTTGTGGTGAAATGCCAAATCCCAACAGCCAATATAGAGATAATCATTAGTATGAAGAATCCTTGACTCACTCAACCTTGCTTCCATATTGGTAATCAGTACAGTCACCCAGCTAGTGTTCAGCAGAGATGTTTGGAATAGATCTGTTGTGCTTCCTCTGACTATCTGGGCTTGATTGATATGTTATGCCTGCATGATCTGATGGATATTGCTTGCAACACATAAAACACATTATAGCAGCACTTTGTAAAACACATCGCTATATCACTAATTTGACCCCCCAAAAAACGGATTACATCCTTATTCATGGTATTGTACTTTATGTCTCTATGTCGGGTCATCAACTATAAAATATGAATGCAATGTGGCCAAACATTATTATTGCATTAGCCATAGTTCAAACAAAAATGTTAACTTGTCTAACTATAAGGGTGTTGGAGCAGAAATTATTAATGCGTCTGTCAATGACAGATTGACAGAATGGCCATTTTAATCATGTTCACTGACTGGTATTGTGATTATGACAGGTAGGCTCAGACTCCAAAGGTAAAACAAGTTCAATCATTAATTTCTGTCATTGTGTGTAATTGCGCATGTTTAGCCTACATTTAAAGCGATTACACTCATATTTGCATAATTTTAGAACATAATGTATACATTATATTAGCATAAAGCCTTTACGCATGGATTTAGTTGGGTAGGCTAAAAGGCTTCTCA
Coding sequences:
- the LOC129845926 gene encoding ly6/PLAUR domain-containing protein 1-like gives rise to the protein MQSFVLLASLCGCVLCSVWPYQMQCYHCEETLLDNDCSAPKFIVNCTANIQNACQKEVIVGENGVIYRKACASFSTCLIVSAGYQSFCVPGRVGSVCISCCNTPLCNGPRPPRISLAPSHPPTRPTVLLLIITVSMATLP